The Desulfatibacillum aliphaticivorans DSM 15576 genome includes a region encoding these proteins:
- a CDS encoding response regulator gives MERPPGKILVVDDELVIRKSLLLALEDEGYEVQEAENGQDALVMVSKNPPDCILLDLRMPVMDGLVVLAKVSEEYPLISVVIISGASSTNNILNALRLGACNYITKPIVDLDFLSHAVKNAVERSRLLKENEDYQKSLEALVEERSHKLKEYGRRLDHVAHATRHFAGCQDLEGLSTVILRALSENLNARDAVLFFTKGDLLEPMAIRGFEKIRDCMAKNFDAASRPSRLMKVKAPSILNEPLELENCSGARACIQGPGLAFPLVDSNADTHGVAILAGKKKGAFNELDQEMGTLILSHALESIGVVIASQALKRSEERYRQLVETMNDGLAIIDVNGHLTYANPKLLEKSGYTFDEIKKIRISDIFDPNNKGVWKSQMALQKQGLGDQFELRLVRKDGGVIDALISPQPLFTPEGEYRGSLLAATDITARKTAERALQKSEEQYRELVHSANSIIMKTDSLGRITLFNEYAQKFFGYSEEEVLGKSVLETILPKEDSLGRDMVSMVEKVFENPDLFRVNEHENEKKNGDRVWVMWTNKAIRDEQGELVEILSIGSDITSRRMMEQAIRESEERFRYLADATHEAILIAEEGVCLVANQAASDMFGYSLQDLVGDSCLKLFAGEGRTDLNILADMYAGPPKETLALRKDGSSFPVEVKSNAMQYRDKEVTVLAIQDITYKKRSEQALRYAAVERAANKAKGEFLANMSHEIRTPMNGIIGMASLLEDTPLNSEQKDLLQTISSSAESLLRIINDILDYSKIEAGKLDLEHIEFDPRSTVEDVTALMAKTAEQKGLQITSLISHKVPSKVVGDPGRLRQVLMNLTGNAIKFTSKGEVIVRALVDEEDRGGATLRFEIIDTGIGVPQSRLSSLYESFTQADPSTTRRYGGTGLGLTISKQLCRLMGGKIGAESKEGEGSLFWFTVKMERPRHMDVAPPAPVSLQGKRILLADARHINRMALTEMFRMWRCQVEHAASGKQCLELLRQAAGQGREFDCLIIDYSLADMEGIELGNIILHDPSLNHNQLILAAPPGMLGEGGKLRGIGFAGYLTKPFRHSQLKDMLLAVLAKEDKAQAGESRKMVTRHTLMENSKLRVLLVEDQMVNQKVAVKIIQNMGHGVVVADNGQQGLEAFKNGEFDIVFMDVQMPVMDGLEATAAIRKLESEENRPRIPIIAFTAHAMEGDKERFLSAGMDDYVTKPVKKDALTRVMEKATKRSCEAPEDAAPSPIGELDHAEPLDVTQTLKNFENDEALLKECFDYFIKDSGRIINKIKYLLIQDEEGELDKTVHALKGVLGNFAVPNAHSLALNLETQARKGDVEGAKQTFQDLRREILKIIAYMSAYSEGNFFKQ, from the coding sequence ATGGAGCGGCCCCCTGGAAAAATACTGGTTGTAGACGATGAGTTGGTAATTCGAAAAAGCCTTCTCCTGGCATTGGAGGACGAAGGATACGAGGTTCAGGAGGCGGAAAACGGCCAGGACGCCTTGGTCATGGTCAGTAAAAATCCGCCGGACTGCATTTTGCTTGATCTGCGCATGCCGGTCATGGACGGATTGGTCGTGCTGGCGAAGGTTTCGGAGGAGTATCCGCTGATTTCAGTGGTCATTATTTCCGGGGCCAGCTCCACGAACAATATTTTAAACGCCTTGCGTCTGGGGGCGTGCAATTACATCACCAAGCCCATCGTAGATCTGGACTTTCTGTCCCATGCAGTCAAGAACGCCGTGGAGAGGTCCCGCCTTTTAAAGGAAAACGAGGATTACCAGAAATCTTTGGAGGCCTTGGTTGAAGAGCGCTCCCATAAACTAAAGGAATACGGACGGCGATTGGATCATGTGGCGCACGCCACCAGGCACTTTGCCGGATGCCAGGATCTTGAGGGGCTTTCGACGGTGATTCTGCGGGCTTTGTCGGAAAATCTCAATGCACGGGACGCGGTCCTTTTTTTTACTAAAGGGGATCTGCTGGAACCCATGGCGATCCGGGGATTCGAAAAGATAAGAGATTGTATGGCAAAAAATTTTGACGCCGCCTCCCGTCCCTCCCGTTTAATGAAAGTCAAAGCCCCCTCTATTTTAAACGAGCCTTTGGAATTGGAAAACTGCAGCGGCGCCAGGGCATGCATCCAGGGGCCTGGTTTGGCCTTCCCGCTGGTGGATTCAAACGCCGACACGCACGGCGTCGCCATTCTGGCGGGCAAGAAAAAAGGCGCTTTTAACGAACTGGACCAGGAAATGGGAACGCTCATCCTATCCCATGCTTTGGAGTCCATCGGCGTGGTCATCGCTTCGCAGGCGTTGAAACGGAGTGAGGAAAGATACCGCCAGCTTGTGGAAACCATGAACGACGGGCTGGCCATCATAGACGTGAACGGCCACCTTACCTACGCCAATCCCAAGCTGCTGGAAAAAAGCGGATACACCTTTGACGAGATCAAAAAAATCCGCATTTCGGATATTTTTGATCCTAACAACAAGGGCGTCTGGAAAAGCCAGATGGCGCTGCAAAAACAGGGTTTGGGCGACCAGTTCGAACTAAGATTGGTTCGGAAGGACGGCGGCGTGATTGACGCTCTTATATCCCCCCAACCCTTGTTCACTCCCGAAGGGGAATATCGCGGCAGCCTGCTGGCGGCCACGGACATCACCGCCAGAAAAACGGCGGAGAGGGCCTTGCAAAAAAGCGAGGAACAGTATCGCGAACTGGTGCATAGCGCCAACAGCATTATCATGAAGACGGACTCCCTGGGCCGGATCACCTTGTTCAACGAATACGCCCAGAAATTTTTCGGCTATTCCGAGGAGGAGGTGCTTGGGAAATCTGTGCTGGAAACCATTTTGCCCAAAGAGGACTCCCTGGGCCGGGACATGGTTTCCATGGTGGAGAAAGTTTTTGAGAATCCCGACCTGTTCAGAGTCAACGAACATGAAAATGAAAAGAAAAACGGAGACCGGGTCTGGGTCATGTGGACCAACAAGGCCATCCGGGATGAACAAGGCGAGCTTGTTGAAATCCTAAGCATAGGCAGCGACATTACCTCCCGGCGCATGATGGAGCAGGCCATCAGGGAAAGCGAAGAACGGTTCCGTTACCTGGCGGACGCGACCCACGAAGCCATTCTCATCGCCGAGGAAGGCGTCTGCCTTGTGGCCAACCAGGCTGCATCCGACATGTTCGGTTATTCCCTCCAGGATCTTGTGGGGGACTCCTGCCTTAAGCTGTTTGCAGGCGAAGGCCGGACCGACCTAAACATCCTGGCGGATATGTATGCAGGCCCGCCCAAGGAGACCCTGGCCCTGCGCAAGGACGGATCCAGCTTTCCCGTGGAAGTGAAAAGCAACGCCATGCAGTACCGCGACAAGGAAGTGACGGTGCTGGCCATTCAGGATATCACGTATAAAAAACGCTCGGAACAAGCCCTTAGGTATGCGGCCGTGGAGCGCGCCGCCAACAAGGCCAAGGGGGAATTCCTGGCCAATATGAGCCACGAAATCCGGACGCCCATGAACGGCATCATCGGCATGGCTTCCCTGCTGGAAGACACGCCTCTGAACAGCGAGCAAAAGGACCTGCTGCAAACCATCAGTTCCAGCGCCGAAAGCCTTTTACGCATTATCAATGATATTTTGGACTATTCCAAAATCGAGGCCGGCAAGCTGGACCTGGAGCACATTGAGTTCGATCCGCGAAGCACCGTGGAGGACGTTACCGCGCTGATGGCCAAGACGGCCGAGCAAAAGGGCCTGCAAATCACCAGCCTGATCAGCCATAAAGTCCCGTCCAAAGTGGTGGGCGATCCGGGGCGCCTGCGCCAGGTGCTTATGAACCTGACGGGCAACGCCATAAAATTTACGTCTAAAGGGGAGGTCATCGTCCGGGCCTTAGTCGATGAAGAAGACCGGGGCGGGGCGACGCTTCGCTTTGAAATCATCGACACGGGCATCGGCGTGCCCCAAAGCCGGCTTTCCAGCCTGTACGAGTCCTTTACCCAGGCGGACCCATCCACCACAAGGCGTTATGGAGGCACCGGCCTGGGCCTGACAATATCCAAGCAGCTTTGCCGGTTGATGGGCGGCAAAATCGGTGCGGAAAGCAAAGAAGGGGAAGGCTCCTTGTTCTGGTTTACGGTGAAAATGGAAAGGCCGCGGCACATGGATGTTGCGCCTCCAGCCCCTGTAAGTTTGCAAGGCAAAAGAATCCTGCTGGCCGACGCCAGGCACATCAACCGGATGGCATTGACGGAGATGTTCCGCATGTGGCGCTGCCAGGTGGAGCACGCCGCCTCGGGGAAACAATGTCTGGAACTGCTGCGCCAGGCAGCGGGGCAGGGACGGGAATTCGATTGCCTGATCATCGACTACTCCCTGGCGGACATGGAAGGCATTGAACTAGGAAACATTATCCTGCACGATCCGTCTTTAAACCATAACCAGTTAATCCTGGCGGCGCCGCCCGGCATGCTGGGCGAAGGAGGCAAGCTGAGGGGGATAGGCTTTGCCGGATATCTGACCAAGCCGTTCCGGCATTCCCAGCTTAAGGATATGCTTTTGGCGGTCCTGGCCAAGGAAGACAAAGCCCAGGCCGGGGAAAGCCGCAAAATGGTAACCCGCCACACCCTGATGGAAAACAGCAAGCTGCGCGTTCTTTTGGTGGAGGACCAAATGGTCAACCAAAAGGTGGCTGTAAAAATCATACAAAACATGGGCCATGGGGTGGTGGTGGCCGACAACGGACAGCAAGGCTTGGAGGCCTTTAAAAACGGCGAGTTCGACATCGTGTTCATGGACGTTCAAATGCCTGTGATGGACGGCTTGGAGGCCACGGCGGCCATCCGAAAGCTGGAAAGCGAAGAAAACCGGCCTCGAATCCCCATCATCGCCTTCACCGCCCACGCCATGGAAGGGGACAAGGAGCGCTTTTTGTCCGCTGGCATGGACGACTACGTAACCAAGCCTGTGAAAAAGGACGCTTTGACGCGCGTCATGGAAAAAGCGACGAAGCGAAGTTGTGAGGCGCCGGAGGACGCCGCACCTTCCCCCATCGGGGAACTGGACCATGCAGAGCCCTTGGACGTAACTCAAACCCTGAAGAATTTTGAAAACGACGAAGCCCTGCTTAAAGAATGCTTTGATTATTTCATTAAAGATTCAGGAAGAATAATTAATAAAATCAAGTATTTACTTATCCAGGACGAGGAGGGGGAACTTGACAAAACCGTCCACGCCTTAAAGGGCGTTTTGGGCAACTTTGCCGTTCCTAACGCCCACAGCCTGGCCCTGAACCTGGAAACCCAGGCGAGAAAAGGCGATGTGGAAGGCGCCAAACAAACCTTTCAGGACCTAAGGCGGGAAATTTTAAAAATTATTGCCTATATGTCCGCGTATTCGGAGGGGAATTTTTTTAAGCAATAA
- a CDS encoding DMT family protein yields the protein MRFLPVLMLVMSNVFMTYAWYGHLKDFRARPLLLVILISWGVAFFEYCLQVPANRLGAGYFSLPQLKVIQEILAMGVFALFCIFYMREKLTWDFLWASLCLAGAAFFMFRNIG from the coding sequence ATGCGCTTTTTGCCCGTATTGATGCTTGTGATGTCCAACGTGTTCATGACCTACGCCTGGTACGGCCATTTAAAGGACTTTCGGGCCAGGCCTCTTTTGCTCGTGATCCTGATCAGTTGGGGCGTAGCCTTCTTTGAATACTGCCTTCAGGTTCCAGCCAACCGTCTGGGCGCGGGATATTTCTCCCTTCCCCAGCTAAAAGTGATCCAGGAAATCCTTGCAATGGGCGTTTTCGCCTTGTTTTGCATTTTTTACATGCGCGAAAAACTCACCTGGGATTTTCTTTGGGCCAGCCTCTGCCTGGCAGGCGCCGCTTTCTTCATGTTTCGCAATATAGGATGA
- a CDS encoding TetR/AcrR family transcriptional regulator: MKPEERKKLILASAKKLFSRNGYYQTQISDIIKDAGIARGTIYQYFANKEDVFVTLAEEYYSLWEESISLAAADLDLDMVNPVNYFRHRIKRTLFFFSQDKDLCNIALRVGLGLPGEMASVIKRFEERIIRLLIGDLKLGIDNGHVRQDLNVELTANLLTGALLSTAYHFYSRDAGKAKPLDINKTTEEITAVFAPGIFVKPYQPKGESRIRLL, encoded by the coding sequence ATGAAACCCGAAGAACGCAAAAAACTCATCCTGGCTTCGGCGAAGAAGCTGTTCTCGCGCAACGGCTATTATCAGACCCAAATTTCGGACATCATCAAGGACGCGGGGATAGCCCGGGGCACGATTTACCAGTATTTCGCCAACAAGGAGGACGTGTTCGTCACCTTGGCGGAGGAGTACTACTCCCTGTGGGAGGAAAGCATCTCCCTGGCTGCGGCCGATCTGGACCTGGATATGGTCAACCCGGTGAATTATTTTCGGCATCGCATTAAACGGACTCTGTTTTTTTTCTCCCAGGACAAGGATCTGTGCAACATCGCCTTGCGGGTGGGCCTGGGGCTGCCCGGCGAAATGGCCTCCGTGATCAAGCGATTTGAAGAAAGAATCATCCGCCTGTTGATTGGAGACCTGAAGTTGGGTATAGACAACGGGCATGTGCGCCAGGACCTTAACGTGGAGCTGACAGCCAATTTGTTGACGGGCGCCCTGTTAAGCACGGCCTATCATTTTTACAGCCGCGACGCGGGCAAGGCCAAGCCCCTGGACATCAACAAAACCACCGAGGAGATCACGGCGGTTTTTGCACCCGGAATTTTTGTGAAGCCTTACCAGCCAAAGGGCGAGTCACGAATTCGCCTGCTTTGA
- a CDS encoding thiolase family protein — protein sequence MEEAVFIDGLRTPNGRAHFEKGWFRKLRPDELLTKVYDALFERNKAVKPEDVDAVLVGSANISGMQNDIGRLAWLAGGYPESVGTNTLTNQCPSGMAATMHAARAIMCGEADIMIAAGVEDMEKVGMGANMDFPPRLMERYNIMDIPMGATAEKVAEQYNVAREDMDNMAIWSNKKACEARDAGKFANEIVPVMGHDMEGNEFLVDKDQWIRDKMDPEKMAAMQSPFKPGGVVTAATSSPLTQGACALLMMSRKKADELGLSYTYKYSAGVFAACDPTVMGIGPIVAVKKLFEKTGLGPDDMGAVELNEAFGSQALACIRELKLDKDNAPFDKVNQWGGALALGHPLGESGARILVTLLNVLKTDCPDAKYGLASLCGGFGNTAAVLVEKVS from the coding sequence ATGGAAGAAGCAGTATTTATCGATGGGTTAAGGACCCCCAACGGCAGGGCGCATTTTGAAAAAGGCTGGTTCAGGAAACTGCGTCCCGACGAGTTGCTGACCAAAGTGTATGACGCTTTGTTCGAGAGAAACAAGGCTGTCAAGCCTGAAGACGTGGACGCAGTCCTGGTGGGCTCGGCCAACATCTCCGGCATGCAGAATGATATCGGCCGCCTGGCATGGCTGGCCGGCGGATACCCCGAAAGCGTGGGAACCAACACCCTGACCAACCAGTGCCCTTCGGGCATGGCGGCCACCATGCATGCGGCTCGCGCCATCATGTGCGGGGAAGCGGACATCATGATCGCCGCCGGCGTGGAAGACATGGAAAAGGTCGGCATGGGCGCCAACATGGACTTCCCTCCCCGCCTGATGGAACGTTACAACATCATGGACATTCCCATGGGCGCCACGGCGGAAAAGGTTGCTGAGCAGTACAACGTCGCCAGGGAAGACATGGACAACATGGCTATCTGGTCCAACAAGAAAGCCTGCGAAGCCCGCGACGCCGGCAAGTTCGCCAACGAAATCGTGCCCGTCATGGGTCATGACATGGAAGGCAATGAGTTCCTGGTGGACAAAGACCAGTGGATTCGCGACAAAATGGACCCTGAAAAAATGGCCGCCATGCAAAGCCCCTTCAAACCGGGCGGAGTCGTGACCGCAGCCACCTCCTCTCCCCTGACCCAGGGCGCCTGCGCCCTGCTGATGATGAGCAGGAAAAAGGCCGACGAACTGGGCCTGTCCTACACCTATAAATACAGCGCCGGCGTGTTTGCAGCCTGCGATCCCACGGTCATGGGCATCGGCCCCATCGTGGCTGTTAAAAAGCTCTTCGAAAAAACCGGCCTGGGCCCTGACGACATGGGCGCCGTGGAATTGAACGAGGCTTTCGGAAGCCAGGCTTTGGCCTGCATCCGCGAACTCAAGCTGGACAAAGACAACGCGCCTTTTGACAAGGTCAACCAGTGGGGCGGCGCCCTGGCTCTGGGACATCCCCTGGGAGAATCCGGCGCTCGCATCCTGGTGACCTTGCTGAACGTGCTCAAGACCGATTGCCCGGACGCGAAATACGGCCTGGCGTCCCTGTGCGGCGGCTTCGGCAACACCGCTGCCGTGCTGGTGGAAAAGGTCTCCTAA
- the mutY gene encoding A/G-specific adenine glycosylase, producing MPETNAPKERPSKDFSRSLLRWYEENARDLPWRRTSDPYAIWVSEIMLQQTQVKTVIPYFLRWMDAFPNISSLAEAPLDDVLKMWEGLGYYSRARNMHKAAKEIMDRLDGRMPRTYKGLLELPGIGAYTAGAVCSIAYNQDVPLVDANVKRVFSRILDMGKPVEQTAAAREIRGAAESLIPSGKAGLFNQALMELGALVCTPKNPDCKGCPVSVHCLALKEQTVDSRPVLPPKKKTQALEVSAGVCVRDGKILIQKRLPKGLMAGLWEFPGGKLNPGESPEQALVREFAEELEIDIECGEKITVIQHAYTRFRVRLHVFWCSMKKPAQTPALHAAEEIRWVSPKELDGLAFPSADRRLIQMLMKDGIPA from the coding sequence GTGCCCGAAACAAACGCCCCCAAAGAACGGCCTTCCAAGGATTTTTCCCGCTCTTTGCTCCGTTGGTACGAGGAAAACGCCCGGGACCTGCCCTGGCGCAGAACCTCCGATCCCTATGCAATCTGGGTCTCTGAAATCATGCTGCAGCAAACCCAGGTCAAGACGGTCATCCCCTATTTTTTGCGCTGGATGGACGCTTTCCCGAATATATCCTCCCTGGCCGAGGCCCCTTTGGACGACGTCCTTAAAATGTGGGAGGGCCTGGGATACTATTCCAGGGCCAGGAACATGCACAAAGCCGCCAAAGAAATCATGGACCGCTTGGACGGCCGCATGCCCAGAACCTACAAAGGCCTGCTGGAGCTCCCAGGCATTGGGGCGTACACGGCCGGGGCCGTATGCAGCATCGCCTATAATCAGGACGTCCCCCTGGTGGACGCCAACGTCAAGCGGGTTTTCTCCCGGATTCTGGACATGGGGAAGCCCGTGGAGCAAACCGCCGCGGCCAGGGAAATCCGCGGCGCCGCCGAGTCGCTTATCCCAAGCGGCAAGGCCGGTTTGTTCAATCAGGCCCTTATGGAGCTTGGCGCCCTGGTTTGCACCCCAAAAAATCCGGATTGCAAAGGCTGCCCGGTTTCCGTCCATTGCCTGGCCTTAAAAGAGCAAACCGTGGACTCCCGGCCTGTGCTTCCTCCCAAAAAAAAGACCCAGGCTCTGGAGGTTTCGGCCGGAGTGTGCGTTAGGGACGGAAAAATTCTGATTCAAAAAAGGCTGCCCAAAGGGCTGATGGCGGGCTTGTGGGAATTCCCCGGCGGCAAGCTGAACCCAGGAGAAAGCCCGGAGCAAGCCCTGGTGCGGGAGTTTGCCGAAGAGTTGGAGATTGATATCGAGTGCGGGGAAAAAATTACGGTCATCCAGCACGCATACACCCGTTTTCGGGTTCGGCTGCACGTGTTTTGGTGCTCCATGAAAAAACCGGCTCAAACTCCGGCCCTCCACGCCGCGGAGGAAATCAGGTGGGTTTCGCCCAAGGAACTGGACGGACTGGCCTTTCCTTCGGCCGACCGCAGGCTCATTCAAATGCTCATGAAAGACGGGATTCCGGCTTGA
- a CDS encoding chalcone isomerase family protein has protein sequence MKKVRQLSSFIFILCLICALTAPALAKDFHGWPLPDKMPADESTDLVLNGAGFRTKFLLKIYVGALYLTHKETDANKIINADEYMGVRMHFTFRKVGHDSLVEILNTGFDKATNGDTSGIQSQIDHLFALLPQEFRKNDIVDLLYVPGRGIVTHINGKYAGECPGLDFKQAVFAIWLGDEPVTEKLKAEMLGIETS, from the coding sequence ATGAAAAAAGTTCGACAATTGTCCAGTTTTATTTTCATCCTGTGCCTGATTTGCGCTTTGACCGCGCCTGCCTTAGCGAAGGACTTTCATGGCTGGCCCCTGCCTGACAAAATGCCGGCGGACGAGAGTACGGACCTGGTTTTAAACGGGGCCGGATTCCGGACCAAGTTTTTGCTGAAAATATACGTGGGCGCCTTGTACCTCACGCACAAGGAAACGGACGCAAACAAAATCATCAACGCCGATGAGTACATGGGCGTCAGGATGCACTTCACGTTTCGGAAGGTCGGGCACGACTCTTTGGTGGAGATCCTGAATACAGGCTTCGACAAAGCCACCAACGGCGACACTTCCGGCATTCAGAGCCAGATTGACCATCTTTTCGCCCTGCTGCCCCAGGAATTCCGCAAAAACGACATCGTGGACCTCTTATACGTTCCGGGCAGAGGCATAGTCACCCACATCAACGGCAAGTACGCGGGCGAGTGCCCGGGCCTGGATTTCAAACAGGCGGTTTTCGCCATTTGGCTTGGCGACGAGCCCGTGACGGAAAAACTCAAGGCCGAGATGCTGGGCATAGAGACTTCCTAA
- a CDS encoding SCP2 sterol-binding domain-containing protein — protein MNIPNNISIKELLTEYSPKMAQELLADSGKAAELDGTQFKLVVDVDGDKYSYQVTNGKEFDVQEADLDSAQARVMISKEDLEKMIATSNLDMLLGIQNDLSRAKYEALSRVKGCMVAELENDDGSKFTIRAVLNESEAPTATFKMKTTDSAALVRKETSPVTLFMGGQMKIEGDMAFAMSTQPLFT, from the coding sequence ATGAACATCCCTAACAACATTTCCATCAAAGAGCTTTTGACCGAGTATTCTCCCAAAATGGCCCAGGAATTGCTGGCCGATTCCGGCAAGGCTGCGGAGCTTGACGGCACCCAGTTCAAGCTGGTGGTCGATGTTGACGGCGACAAGTACAGCTATCAGGTCACGAACGGCAAGGAGTTTGACGTTCAGGAGGCGGATTTGGATTCCGCCCAGGCGCGGGTCATGATTTCCAAGGAGGATTTGGAAAAAATGATCGCCACCAGCAATCTGGACATGCTTTTGGGCATCCAGAACGATCTTTCCCGGGCCAAGTACGAGGCCCTGAGCCGTGTGAAGGGATGCATGGTGGCGGAGTTGGAAAACGACGACGGATCCAAATTCACCATCCGGGCTGTATTGAACGAGTCGGAAGCCCCCACGGCGACCTTTAAGATGAAAACCACCGATTCCGCCGCTTTGGTGCGCAAGGAAACTTCCCCGGTGACCTTGTTCATGGGCGGCCAGATGAAAATTGAAGGCGACATGGCCTTTGCCATGTCCACCCAACCGTTGTTTACATAA
- a CDS encoding AMP-binding protein — MSQSPWLNEYKVFGIPETCGPYPEEPVYDILERAAKRFKKTGLIQLDHKMNYPQVKDHVDRLATALAGLGLKKGDRVATVLPTSIQFVLADYAISRAGLVHIPSSSLEPLHTLEHKFSMGSPRAIICDSTVDSAVEAAHKTGVEFIIKTKLEDYSDNPPVHEKAEGFLWMTDLIKDNDPAPPELTFDVTKDLETLLFTGGTTGLPKGCMLTHRNIYANAMQSMAALGKAAWLLEGAITVLLGLPLFHSYGHIVMHTMTLQGANQILIPDARDTESMIRMMTKYNPIIQVGVPTQFLNMSGDALKGRGILGMSGSAPLPPSTQKSFEEKSSGGIMEGYGLSEMSPVTHLNTSFLLRVLGGRVPVRMNNAFLGIPGVTPTANWFLRLLGPAALGRIAGRGLALIVRSTSKKSKEGKTKEKRGTAGIPAPDTIVKFLDVSTGQELSMDDMLEGKRGEMCLKGPQRMLGYWPDPGAGMDDEGFIRTSDVVEVDENGYFYIVDRTKDMIIVSGYKVYSREVDDLLYSHPDIAMAATIGVPDPEREGSERVAVYVQPKPGRENDLTEDGVREFLRERVAKYAVPKFVRIVDEMPLTEVQKMNKKVLREQAINEFAQSQ; from the coding sequence ATGTCACAGTCACCCTGGTTAAATGAGTACAAGGTTTTTGGAATCCCCGAAACATGCGGGCCGTATCCGGAGGAGCCGGTATACGACATTTTGGAGAGGGCCGCCAAGCGGTTCAAAAAGACCGGTCTGATTCAGTTGGACCACAAGATGAACTATCCCCAGGTGAAAGACCATGTGGATCGTCTTGCTACGGCCCTGGCTGGTTTGGGCCTGAAAAAAGGCGACCGCGTGGCCACGGTTCTTCCCACCTCCATTCAATTCGTCTTGGCGGACTACGCCATATCCCGGGCCGGCCTGGTTCATATTCCCAGTTCCTCCCTGGAGCCGCTCCACACTTTGGAGCACAAGTTCTCCATGGGCTCCCCCCGGGCCATCATCTGCGACAGCACGGTGGACTCGGCGGTTGAGGCTGCGCATAAAACCGGTGTGGAGTTCATCATCAAGACCAAGCTGGAGGATTATTCGGACAATCCGCCGGTCCACGAGAAGGCGGAAGGCTTTTTATGGATGACGGACCTGATCAAGGACAACGATCCCGCGCCGCCCGAATTGACCTTTGACGTGACCAAGGACCTGGAGACCCTCTTGTTCACGGGCGGAACCACAGGCCTGCCCAAGGGGTGCATGCTGACTCACCGGAACATCTACGCCAACGCCATGCAGAGCATGGCCGCGCTGGGCAAGGCGGCCTGGCTGCTGGAAGGGGCCATCACCGTATTGCTGGGACTGCCTTTGTTCCATTCCTACGGGCATATTGTCATGCACACCATGACGCTCCAGGGCGCGAACCAGATTTTAATCCCCGACGCCAGGGACACGGAATCCATGATCCGAATGATGACAAAATACAATCCCATCATTCAGGTGGGCGTTCCCACGCAATTTCTGAATATGTCCGGCGACGCATTAAAAGGCCGGGGCATTTTGGGAATGTCGGGCTCGGCGCCTTTGCCTCCCAGCACCCAGAAATCCTTTGAGGAAAAATCCAGCGGCGGAATTATGGAAGGCTACGGGCTGAGCGAAATGAGCCCGGTCACCCACCTCAACACCTCCTTTTTACTCCGGGTGTTGGGCGGCCGCGTTCCCGTGCGCATGAACAACGCCTTTTTGGGAATCCCCGGAGTGACCCCCACGGCGAACTGGTTCTTAAGGCTGCTGGGTCCGGCCGCCTTGGGCAGGATAGCCGGCAGGGGCTTGGCTTTGATCGTTCGGTCGACGTCCAAAAAGAGCAAGGAAGGCAAAACCAAGGAAAAAAGAGGCACGGCGGGCATTCCGGCTCCGGACACGATCGTGAAATTCCTGGACGTAAGCACCGGCCAAGAGCTATCCATGGACGACATGCTGGAGGGAAAAAGGGGCGAAATGTGCCTGAAAGGCCCCCAAAGGATGCTTGGTTACTGGCCTGATCCGGGCGCCGGCATGGATGATGAGGGATTTATCCGGACCAGCGACGTGGTAGAGGTTGACGAAAACGGATATTTCTATATTGTAGACCGTACCAAGGACATGATAATTGTCAGTGGTTACAAGGTCTATTCCAGGGAAGTGGATGATCTGTTATACTCCCACCCTGATATTGCAATGGCAGCCACCATAGGAGTCCCGGACCCTGAGCGGGAAGGCAGCGAGCGCGTGGCGGTCTATGTGCAGCCCAAGCCCGGCAGGGAAAACGATCTCACGGAAGACGGCGTGAGGGAGTTTTTGCGGGAGCGGGTGGCCAAGTATGCAGTTCCCAAGTTTGTCCGCATCGTGGATGAAATGCCTCTCACGGAAGTCCAGAAGATGAATAAAAAGGTATTGCGTGAGCAGGCTATCAATGAATTTGCCCAAAGCCAATAG